The Aquitalea magnusonii region AATCCGCCAGGAACGGCGCAAGGTGCGCGATGCCGGCATCAGCATACAAGTCCTGCGCGGTGCAGAAATTACCGATCTGCACTGGCAGTTCTTCGAACGCTGCTACCGCCAGACCTATCTGGAACACCGCTCGCCGCCGTATCTCAACCTGGACTTCTTCCGCATGGCAGGTCGTTTACTGCCCAGCCACTGCGTTCTGTTCATCGCCAGCAGGGGAGATCAGCCCATTGCCGCCAGCTGGTGCCTGCAAGACGGCAGCACGCTCTATGGCCGTTACTGGGGCGCGCTGGAAAGCGTGGACTGTCTGCATTTCGAGCTGTGTTATTACAGCGCTATCGAATACGCCATTGCCCACGCTCTGCAATGTTTTGAAGGTGGGGCCCAGGGTGAGCACAAACTGGCGCGCGGTTTTGTGCCGGTTGGCACTTGCTCGGCACACTGGATAGCCGACCCACGCTTTCGCACCGCCCTGAGTGACTGGCTGGCGCGAGAGAGGAGGGCGGTGCAGGACTACCGCGAAACACTTTTTTTGCATACCGCGTACAAAACCCCTTGCGCAGCAGATTAAGGGCTTATATACTGCGCAGCCTCTGAGGCCAAAACGCTGTAAAGCAGGCTTCAGCAGCCATCTGGAGAGGTGGATGAGTGGTTTAAGTCGCACGCCTGGAAAGCGTGTTTAGGGTAATACCCTAACGGGGGTTCGAATCCCCCCCTCTCCGCCAAACACCCCTAAAGTGTTGTTTTTACAGTAAATTCAGGTTCTACAAGGCTTTTTTGCTCCTGAGTTCTACACAACACTCCTACACATTGGCGATAAGAGTTCAGTTTTTTTCTTGGCTTCCTATACTCTGGATCGGAACTCAATGAACGATGCCAATGTTACCTACAGGTCTGCAACGCCACCCCCAATCCGGCACCTACTATCTTCGTCGTCGCATCCCGTCTGACGTTCTTGTTTGCTATCCCGGCAAAAAAGAAATCACGTTCTCGCTACGCACAAAGGACTACCGCACTGCCGTCGAGCGCCATCGTGCGGAAGAAGCCCGTTTAACCAGCGAGTGGGAAGAAAAACGACAGCGGCAGGCAGAGCGTTACGCCCGTACGCAACTTGCCGCCATCACCCGTATCGACGCACTCACCCCCGAGGCCATCGACGCCATCTGTTTGCATGCTGAGTCGGTCAGCCTGGCTGGCGATGAAGCTCGTCGCGAAAACGGCCACTACACGCTGGACGAAGTCGAGGAATACCAGAGTGGCTATACCGAGGCCAACCGCATTCTCAAAGGCGCGGTAGCCATTGGTGACTACGAGCTTTTGCGTGGCCCGCTGGAACAATTCCTGCGTCTATATCGCTACCAGCTGAAAGCCACTGAACCCGAAATGCGCCGCCTGGCACTGGCCTATGGCCGCATGGCCATCCGCACCAACGAAAAGCTGCTCAGTCGCTATGACGGCAAGGAAGTGCCGACCCCGGTCATGGCACAGCGGCTGGAAACCCCGATGCTGTCGGAGGTGACCCAAAGCTATCTGGCCTACTACCAGAAGCTGGACAAGGTAGCGATGCTGCGCAAGGTGACGGCCGTGATGCCGCTACTGGTGGATATCATCGGCGACAAACCCATCGGCCTGCTCAAGCAAACCGACCTTGAAGCCTACTTCGAGGCTGTGCAAACCCTGCCACCGCGCTGGAAAGACATCTGCCGTCAGGAAAAACTGCGCCCACTGGAACTGGCCAAACAGCAACGCGGCGAGATGAGCAAAGGGACCTTCGACGGCACCTACCTCGCCGTGATGACGCCGTTCATCAAATACTGCCGCCGCAAATGGCAGGACCACGGCTGGCCGATGACGCTGACCACCGAAGGGGTGCAATACCTAGGCTCCCGTCGCGACCCCGAAGGCGGGCAACGTGCGTTTGAATCGGCAGAACTGAAGCGGCTGTTTGAAGGGCCAGAAATGGCACGCTTTGCCCGACGACCCGCCATGGCGCACAAATATTGGCTTCCCCATCTGGGTTTGTTCACCGGTGCGCGGGTCAATGAGCTATGCCAACTGAACCCGCAAGTCGATATCACGCAGGATGCGCAGACCGGCATCTGGTATATGGACATCACCGACGAATCCGAAGGAGATTCCCGCATCGACAAGTCAGTCAAAACCGGCGGCTCCAAGCGCAAGCTGCCCGTCCATCCCAAACTGATTGAGCTGGGCTTTCTGGACTATGTGGCGGCAGCCAAGAAACGGGGCGACACCTTGCTGTTCCAGGCCTTCCCGACCGCCGCTGGCCGCGCCTCGCCCAAGGCGATGAAGTGGTTCACCGAATTCCTGCAAGAAATCGGCCTGCGCGACGAAACCCCGAATGCCCGCATCGTCGGCATGCACGCCTTTCGCTCCACCTTCCTGCACCGGGCCATGGTGCTGGGCGTGGTCAGTGCGGAAACCATTACCGGCCATGCCAGCAATATCACTAGCATCGAGACCATCCAGAACGGACAGGTCAATCAGGAAGCGTCAGCAGTGGTGAAAAAATACCGGGGTGAACTGCCGGTCGACAAGAAACTGGAAATCCTGTCGCGCATCACCTTCCCGGAGGTGGCGTTCATTAGAGCGGACAAGCCGTAAGCGGCGTGTTTCAGACGGAGCAGGGGAGGTGTCCATGCTGAATCCTGATGTGATGTCCTCCGTGCTTACAGCGAGTCCAGTGCAGCCAATGCCGTGGCGAAACGAGCGTGGCAAGCATCGGTACGCTCATCCAGCTCCAGTGTCGCGAACTGTTGCTGTACTGCCGCCAGTGTCGAGCACCAGTCACGCATGGACGCTCGTAGGGTGTGACATGCCGCCTCGCCAAGTAGCGTGGGCAGGAATGCGTCAAACAATAAGGGCCATTGCTGATGCAGACCCACCGGGAAGCTACGCCAGCTAGTCAGCCGAGTAGGAGGGTCACGCGTCAGGAACATCGGAGAGAAGTCGAACAGCGGACTGAGCTGCAAGCGACTGCCATGCTTCAGAAAGGCGGTATTGCGGCCGTGATTGTCTTCGGCCTTCAGGCAATAGGACAGCACATCCCGGCGCAAATACTCAGCCACTTGCTGCAGGAATTCGTCCGGCGCGGCATGGGCCTGCCAGTTCGTCAGTACGTCCTCATGAAACAGTTTCAGCCCATGCTGCTGCGCATCCTGCAGGGTGTACATGCTCATCAGGTGATGATGCTGCCACTGGCCCTGCACCAAAGCACAGTCAAAG contains the following coding sequences:
- a CDS encoding GNAT family N-acetyltransferase, which encodes MNLQLADQLNALDAAEWDRLAANAGLFMQRQWLTALHDSGCATAATGWQPLPIWSEQHGQLQGLAPAWLKSHSRGEYVFDWAWAEAWQRAGLDYYPKLLLASPFTPVTGQRLLGQGEARAALIGGLQQVVADYQLSSAHVLFPAAEELELLQQAGWLVRHGVQFHWQNQGYADFDAFLAALSQSKRKKIRQERRKVRDAGISIQVLRGAEITDLHWQFFERCYRQTYLEHRSPPYLNLDFFRMAGRLLPSHCVLFIASRGDQPIAASWCLQDGSTLYGRYWGALESVDCLHFELCYYSAIEYAIAHALQCFEGGAQGEHKLARGFVPVGTCSAHWIADPRFRTALSDWLARERRAVQDYRETLFLHTAYKTPCAAD
- a CDS encoding site-specific integrase, which encodes MLPTGLQRHPQSGTYYLRRRIPSDVLVCYPGKKEITFSLRTKDYRTAVERHRAEEARLTSEWEEKRQRQAERYARTQLAAITRIDALTPEAIDAICLHAESVSLAGDEARRENGHYTLDEVEEYQSGYTEANRILKGAVAIGDYELLRGPLEQFLRLYRYQLKATEPEMRRLALAYGRMAIRTNEKLLSRYDGKEVPTPVMAQRLETPMLSEVTQSYLAYYQKLDKVAMLRKVTAVMPLLVDIIGDKPIGLLKQTDLEAYFEAVQTLPPRWKDICRQEKLRPLELAKQQRGEMSKGTFDGTYLAVMTPFIKYCRRKWQDHGWPMTLTTEGVQYLGSRRDPEGGQRAFESAELKRLFEGPEMARFARRPAMAHKYWLPHLGLFTGARVNELCQLNPQVDITQDAQTGIWYMDITDESEGDSRIDKSVKTGGSKRKLPVHPKLIELGFLDYVAAAKKRGDTLLFQAFPTAAGRASPKAMKWFTEFLQEIGLRDETPNARIVGMHAFRSTFLHRAMVLGVVSAETITGHASNITSIETIQNGQVNQEASAVVKKYRGELPVDKKLEILSRITFPEVAFIRADKP